A DNA window from Methylobacterium sp. NMS14P contains the following coding sequences:
- a CDS encoding enoyl-CoA hydratase/isomerase family protein: MSMTSLERVETTFETYRDRFKTIRMTREDGILEVQLHSEGGPLQWSLLAHNELESAFLEIGRDRGNDVVILTGTGDEFCGPAIAPGQHPNRKIMTPETYDPIFWESKQLLPHLLSIEAPVIAAINGPAVRHAEIPLLADIVLASEDTFFQDTAHFPGGMVPGDGMHIVMPLLMGLNRGRYFLLTGQKVTAEEARAMGLVAEVLPAEKLLDRARELARLLLQQPKLVRRYTRIALTEEIRHRMQGLLAYGLALEGMARMKS; encoded by the coding sequence ATGAGCATGACCTCGCTGGAGCGGGTTGAGACGACGTTCGAGACCTACAGGGATCGGTTCAAGACGATTCGGATGACACGCGAGGACGGCATCCTGGAGGTGCAGCTCCACTCGGAGGGCGGCCCGTTGCAATGGAGCCTCCTCGCGCACAACGAGCTGGAGTCCGCGTTCCTGGAGATCGGCCGCGATCGGGGCAACGACGTCGTGATCCTCACGGGCACCGGCGACGAGTTCTGCGGCCCGGCCATCGCGCCGGGCCAGCACCCGAACCGCAAGATCATGACCCCTGAGACCTACGACCCGATCTTCTGGGAGAGTAAGCAGCTGCTGCCGCATCTCCTCTCCATCGAAGCGCCGGTGATCGCCGCCATCAATGGGCCCGCCGTCCGGCATGCGGAGATCCCCCTGCTCGCCGACATCGTCCTGGCCAGCGAGGACACCTTCTTCCAGGACACGGCGCATTTCCCCGGAGGAATGGTCCCGGGCGACGGGATGCACATCGTCATGCCGCTTCTAATGGGGCTGAACCGGGGACGCTACTTCCTCCTCACGGGCCAGAAGGTGACGGCTGAAGAGGCGCGGGCCATGGGCCTCGTCGCCGAGGTCCTGCCGGCGGAGAAGCTCCTCGACCGGGCGCGCGAACTCGCGAGGCTCCTCCTGCAGCAACCCAAGCTCGTGCGCCGCTACACCCGCATCGCGCTGACCGAGGAGATCCGGCACCGGATGCAGGGGCTGCTCGCCTACGGCCTCGCCCTCGAGGGTATGGCTCGGATGAAATCCTGA
- a CDS encoding cyclase family protein produces MQRIVDISMAIENGVPSDPPGYEFEVSYIGHGDTVPMLQKRYDGLRGEDLIGGEAFALESVRLSTHNGTHVDAPWHYASTMADGTPSRTIDQMPLDWFFQPGVKLDFRAFDDGYIVQPNDIDRELERIGHTLRPLDIVVVNTSAGARFGTAAYPQSGCGMGRAATLHLASKGVRVVGTDAWSWDAPFKYVAERYHRDRDPSIIWEGHKAGRDVEYCQIEKLRHLDQLPPSGFRIACFPVKIHAASAGWTRAVAIFDEPANQKGQS; encoded by the coding sequence ATGCAGCGGATAGTCGACATCTCGATGGCGATCGAGAATGGGGTCCCGTCGGATCCGCCGGGCTATGAGTTTGAGGTCAGCTATATCGGCCACGGCGACACCGTGCCGATGCTGCAAAAACGGTATGACGGCCTGCGCGGCGAGGACCTGATTGGCGGGGAGGCCTTCGCGCTGGAGAGCGTGCGCCTCTCGACCCACAACGGCACGCACGTCGATGCGCCCTGGCATTACGCCTCGACCATGGCCGACGGTACGCCGAGCCGCACGATCGACCAGATGCCCCTGGACTGGTTCTTCCAGCCCGGCGTCAAGCTCGACTTCCGCGCCTTCGACGACGGCTACATCGTCCAGCCCAACGACATCGACAGGGAACTCGAACGGATCGGCCATACCCTCAGACCCCTCGACATCGTGGTGGTGAACACCTCGGCCGGGGCCAGATTCGGGACGGCCGCCTATCCGCAGAGCGGATGCGGCATGGGACGGGCCGCCACGCTGCACCTCGCAAGCAAGGGCGTGCGTGTCGTCGGGACCGATGCGTGGAGCTGGGACGCGCCGTTCAAGTACGTCGCCGAGCGCTACCATCGGGATCGCGACCCTTCGATCATCTGGGAGGGGCACAAGGCCGGCCGCGACGTCGAATACTGCCAGATCGAGAAATTGCGGCACCTCGATCAACTGCCGCCCTCCGGTTTCCGCATCGCCTGCTTTCCCGTGAAGATCCATGCCGCATCCGCTGGCTGGACCCGCGCCGTCGCGATCTTCGACGAGCCTGCCAACCAGAAGGGACAATCCTGA
- a CDS encoding 3-keto-5-aminohexanoate cleavage protein, with protein sequence MRPIIVAVAITGSVPRKSDNPAVPTTPQEQIESTHAAFEEGASLVHVHVRGPDESPSSDPALFARVLDGVRQHCPGMIVQFSTGGRGRDQRQRGNALDLKPDMASLSTGSVNFPTIVYENGAGLVDDLASRIRRHGIRPEIEIFDLSHLHGARRLVEAGLIDERPHVQFVLGVRNAMPAEERLLDILLAELRVLLPQATWTAAGIGREQERVMEWVLARGGDGVRTGLEDNIRITRTRLASGNAELVARAVEAAGRHGRRVANPSEARTLLGLDTD encoded by the coding sequence ATGAGGCCCATCATCGTCGCCGTCGCGATCACCGGCTCGGTTCCGCGCAAGTCCGACAACCCGGCCGTTCCCACGACGCCGCAGGAGCAGATCGAGAGCACTCACGCTGCCTTCGAGGAGGGGGCCAGTCTCGTCCACGTCCACGTCCGCGGGCCGGACGAAAGCCCTTCGAGCGATCCCGCGCTCTTCGCCCGCGTGCTCGATGGGGTGCGTCAACATTGCCCCGGGATGATCGTGCAGTTCTCAACCGGCGGCCGCGGTCGCGATCAGCGCCAGCGCGGCAATGCGCTCGATCTGAAGCCCGACATGGCGTCGCTCTCGACCGGCTCGGTGAACTTCCCCACCATCGTCTACGAGAACGGGGCGGGGTTGGTGGACGATCTCGCCTCCCGGATAAGGCGGCACGGGATCCGACCCGAAATCGAGATCTTCGACCTATCCCACCTTCACGGTGCCCGCCGCCTGGTGGAGGCTGGCCTCATCGACGAACGGCCCCACGTGCAGTTCGTGTTGGGCGTCAGGAACGCGATGCCCGCCGAGGAGCGATTGCTCGACATCCTGCTCGCCGAACTCCGCGTGTTGCTGCCCCAGGCGACTTGGACGGCGGCCGGCATCGGGCGCGAACAGGAACGGGTGATGGAGTGGGTTCTCGCCCGGGGCGGCGACGGAGTTCGCACCGGTCTTGAGGACAACATTCGCATCACGCGGACACGGCTTGCCTCGGGAAACGCGGAACTCGTCGCGCGCGCCGTAGAGGCGGCCGGGCGGCACGGGCGACGGGTAGCGAACCCGTCCGAAGCTCGCACTTTGCTCGGCCTGGATACTGACTGA
- a CDS encoding MFS transporter, which translates to MAYLDRINIGFAQLQMKSDLGFSDAVYGLGAGIFFVGYFLFEIPSNLLLERIGARKTITRIMVVWGLISAGMAFTHAPWLFYVLRFLLGVFEAGFFPGIILYFTYWYPGAYRTRVTAIFTSAFAVAGVVGGPLSGLIMTEMPGVLGLAGWQWMFILEGLPTTLLGLFVFAYLDDRPETARWLAPEEKALLARNLNAERLDSTSASAHGLASFAAVIRDPKIYLMAFSWFCFICGVYMINFWLPTLIRDMGFTNALDIGLLAAIPYGVAMVGVIANGYHSDHALERRWHCALPAFVGALALVALIPAQGHVVLSFALLSLAAPCIFTTVPLFWSMPSAYLRGSAAAGGIALINSLGLVGGFASPFALGWIKTATGSLALGNWLIAGLLVAGGLVVLLAVRPEMLREARI; encoded by the coding sequence ATGGCGTATCTCGACCGGATTAACATCGGCTTCGCCCAATTGCAGATGAAGTCGGATCTCGGCTTCAGCGACGCTGTCTACGGCCTGGGTGCCGGAATCTTCTTCGTCGGATACTTCTTGTTCGAGATCCCGAGCAATCTACTCCTCGAGCGGATCGGCGCGCGCAAGACCATTACCCGGATCATGGTAGTCTGGGGCCTCATCTCCGCCGGCATGGCCTTCACCCATGCGCCGTGGTTGTTCTACGTCCTCCGGTTCCTGCTCGGGGTCTTCGAAGCCGGTTTCTTCCCGGGGATTATCCTGTACTTCACGTACTGGTATCCCGGCGCCTACCGCACCCGCGTCACCGCCATCTTCACGAGTGCGTTCGCTGTGGCCGGGGTCGTCGGGGGACCGCTCTCCGGGCTGATCATGACCGAGATGCCCGGCGTGCTCGGTCTCGCCGGCTGGCAGTGGATGTTCATCCTCGAAGGACTCCCGACCACGCTGCTAGGCCTATTCGTCTTCGCCTATCTCGACGACAGGCCGGAGACCGCGCGCTGGCTCGCGCCGGAGGAGAAGGCCCTTCTCGCTCGGAACCTCAACGCCGAGCGTTTAGACAGCACCTCCGCATCAGCCCACGGTCTCGCGTCGTTCGCCGCCGTCATCCGGGATCCCAAGATCTACCTGATGGCGTTCAGCTGGTTCTGCTTCATCTGCGGCGTCTACATGATCAACTTCTGGCTCCCAACGCTGATCCGGGACATGGGCTTCACCAATGCCCTCGACATCGGATTGCTCGCCGCCATTCCCTACGGCGTGGCGATGGTCGGCGTGATCGCCAACGGGTACCACTCGGATCATGCGCTGGAGCGCCGCTGGCACTGTGCCCTTCCGGCTTTCGTGGGAGCGCTGGCGCTCGTCGCCCTCATCCCGGCGCAAGGCCACGTCGTCCTCTCGTTTGCCCTCCTCTCGCTCGCGGCGCCGTGCATCTTCACGACCGTTCCGCTGTTCTGGTCGATGCCGAGCGCCTATCTGCGGGGATCGGCTGCCGCTGGGGGGATTGCCCTCATCAACAGCCTCGGGCTCGTCGGTGGCTTCGCGAGCCCGTTCGCCCTGGGGTGGATCAAGACGGCCACGGGAAGCCTCGCATTGGGCAACTGGCTCATCGCCGGCCTCTTGGTGGCGGGCGGCCTCGTCGTGCTCCTCGCGGTGCGGCCCGAGATGCTGCGGGAGGCGCGGATCTGA